The stretch of DNA GAGCCCTCAACTCGACTTCCTACTCGGTTTGAGCAAACCTCTAACTTTGGTGATGTTGTTCTGCCTGAAACTTTAGCGGCTATTCAGGCCCCTGGTTTTCAGCGAGGCACTGACGTACAGCAGATTGGGGTTGACTTACGCATACCTAATATTGGCGTCTTACCCAATTTCGATGCTGCTAACAGCATCGAAATTCAACGGGAGGAAATCTTTTCTACCATACCTGCGTTAGGTTACACCACAGTTAACCAAACCGTCCAAGCCAATGCAAGAGAAGCTGCATTGGCTCGAACCATCCGAGGCCCAGTAGTGATCTTAGACCCAGATCAACCGATACTAAATATCGCACTGGCGGCCTTAGCCTTAGTCTTGCCAGAGAGGCAGGTGGTAGTTTCGGCCACTGAAGAACCTGCAAACCCAGCCGTTAACCTCAGATTATTTACTGCTGCTAATAACACCCGATTGCCGTTAGCCAGCCTCACGCTTTATCACGCTGGGGCAGGTCATGCCACGACACCGAGCAACTCTGCGGAAGCCCCCCAGGATGAAGCCCGAGCGCACTTTAACTCTATATGGCTAGGCCTATCTCCAGTAACAGAAAGAGACCTTAGACAAACCATAGGACTCCGGCCTTTGGGGGAGAGGGAAGTCATGTTAGCGGCAGGCGGAGAGGGCGGAGGCAGAGAGGCCGCTACGCTTACGTCAATTGTGAATAGCCAGGTCTTTGATATCAATGTAATTGACAATGTCTACACCCAAAATTACATCACCCTATACCGGCAGGAGGCACTTAATCAAGTTAGCGTGGAGCAAACCGAACGCATTCGCTACTATCCCCATCTCAGCTTTAGTGGCAACAATACTGGCACCTATAATAGTTTTCGGTACTACGCTGGCACCATCATGGGGCCTTCCATTCAGACCTACGGGGGGCTTGACTATCAGGGGTATACTGATGGTGGTTTTTTCTATCGCACTGGAGCGATAGGGGTAATTAATCCCAACTATGATCGCTATAGCAATCTGTGGGGAGAAGTCAACCAAAAACTTGCTTTATCTAGTGAAAATAGCTTGACAGTAGGAACCGGCTTTAACTGGGCCATCGATCAAGACACCACAATAGGCGATATTGAACAGCGTGGCGCTGGTAGCAGCAACGTTTTTGCCCGGGCTCGCTGGACAAGTGGTTCAGTGTCCTTAGGGGCAGCTCAGACCTTTGGCAATCTTCTGCCAAATTCCCAACCTACTCGCACAGTGTTAGACACTTCAATCCGAATAGGGGATAACGTCGCCCTTACTGGATTTTGGGCACCTTTCAGCAATAACACCAGCGAACCCGTATTGGGCGTGCTAGCCGATGTTACCTTTAGGCTAGGTCGCATTAATCCTAATCTACAATTTTCGTGGGCAAATCAGCAGTTTAACTATGGCACTGACCCTTCCGGCAATCCATTGACTACAACCAGCAATACGTTTAATTTGTCGTTTCGAATGCGTTGGTAGGTCAGAGATACGGGTTGGCTGACGCAGGAATGGGCACCTCGAAAAATAGCCAAGGCAATCTCAGCATTGGATCATTGGGTTGATGGTTTGAGGCAGGTGAGGAAATGGCTATCCCCATTGAATGGGGAAACAAATACCTCTTCCTGTCTAGAGAGGAAAACCTTTTAGCTGATCCGGTGGTCAGGCCATACAAACTCTTTGACTTTTCGGAGTCGGTTACTGCTCTCCCACTCAGATGAAGTGTGGCGGGTTGTGCGCGATCGCCTGGTCAGACCATGGGCTTTGGCCCCGTAGATACAACCTGTACTGATGGTGTGTGTTGGTCAAATCTTTCGTTGCCCAATTCGCCGTTTCACGGGCGTTCTCAACCCGAAGGATGGGAACAAGTTCTTCAGGCATAGGAAATATCCTCGATCAACTACCTGATTTTGAAACGGTTGGCCAATGGTCTATTGGCGAGGGCAGCATTGGCTTCCTTGTTCCACTTCAAAATTTGGGAAAGAAATGGATGAAGTATTTTGGTTCATCAAGAACGACTCACCACTACTGGGCGTCAGGCATTGGACGGGCAGGGTAGGGGGCATTGAAATTTGCAAGGCGATCGCGCGTCAATCCCCTACCCACAACCCGCTATCCTATAATCATGCCGCAACTCGCTGAGGATTCGATGGACACTAAGGCTTTTAAGCGATCTCTCAACCACTCCGACAAGTACTTTCGCCAGGGGTTTGGCCACGGAGACGCGGTGGCCGGGCAGATGCAGACCGAGTACAACAGCGGCCTAATTCAAGAAATTCGCGATCGCAGCTACACCCTCACCCGGGGCAACGTCACCATCAAGCTGGCCCAGTCCTTCGGCTTTTGCTGGGGGGTGGAGCGGGCCGTGGCCATGGCCTACGAAACCCGCCAGCACTTCCCCACCGAGCGCATCTGGATCACCAACGAAATCATCCACAACCCCAGCGTCAACCAGCGCCTCAAGGAGATGGCGGTGGAGTTCATCGAAGTGATCGATGGCGAAAAGAATTTCTCCGTGGTGGGTCAGGGGGATGTGGTGATTTTGCCCGCCTTTGGGGCCAGCGTGCAGGAAATGCAGCTGCTCAACGACAAGGGCTGCACCATTGTCGATACCACCTGCCCCTGGGTGTCCAAGGTGTGGAACACCGTGGAAAAGCACAAAAAACGGGATCACACCTCAATCATCCACGGCAAGTACAACCATGAGGAAACCGTGGCCACCAGCTCCTTTGCGGGCAAGTACCTGGTGGTGCTGAACCTGGAGCAGGCCCAGTACGTGGCCGACTACATTCTCACTGGCGGCGGCAAGGCCGAGTTTATGGCCAAGTTTGGCAAAGCCTGCTCCGCTGGGTTTGACCCCGATCGCGACCTGGACCACATCGGCATCGCCAACCAGACCACCATGCTCAAGGGCGAAACCGAGCAGATCGGCAAACTCTTTGAGCACACCATGCTGAAAAAGTACGGTCCCCAGGCCCTCAACGACCACTTCCTCAGCTTCAACACCATCTGCGACGCCACCCAGGAGCGCCAGGACGCCATGTTTGAGCTGGTGGACGAAAAACTCGATCTGATGGTGGTGATCGGCGGCTACAACTCGTCCAATACCACCCACCTGCAGGAAATTGCGATCGAGCGCCAGATTCCCTCTTACCACATCGACGGGGCCACCCGCATCGGCCCCGGCAACCGCATCGAGCACAAGCCGCTCCACGGCGACCTGACGGTGACTGAAAACTGGCTGCCCGATGGCCCCATTACCGTGGGCGTCACCTCCGGCGCATCCACCCCCGATCGCTCCGTCGAAGACACCATTGAGCGCATCTTTGCGATCAAGGCGGCGGCGGTGGTTTAGCCCCGTCTAGGGCTGGCTCTGAGATGGAATGCAATGATGCAATGGGCAAAGCCCGACCCATTGGAGTCGCCCAGGCCCATTACTATGTAATGCAGGTTGCCCAGGGGCAGGTGGATAAGGTCATTCTGGCCGACATTCTGGCGGAGGCTTCAGGGGCTGTCATCAATTAGCCTCTTGCCCTGCAGTCAACCGTTGCAGCCCCTAGCCT from Leptolyngbya sp. KIOST-1 encodes:
- a CDS encoding 4-hydroxy-3-methylbut-2-enyl diphosphate reductase; its protein translation is MDTKAFKRSLNHSDKYFRQGFGHGDAVAGQMQTEYNSGLIQEIRDRSYTLTRGNVTIKLAQSFGFCWGVERAVAMAYETRQHFPTERIWITNEIIHNPSVNQRLKEMAVEFIEVIDGEKNFSVVGQGDVVILPAFGASVQEMQLLNDKGCTIVDTTCPWVSKVWNTVEKHKKRDHTSIIHGKYNHEETVATSSFAGKYLVVLNLEQAQYVADYILTGGGKAEFMAKFGKACSAGFDPDRDLDHIGIANQTTMLKGETEQIGKLFEHTMLKKYGPQALNDHFLSFNTICDATQERQDAMFELVDEKLDLMVVIGGYNSSNTTHLQEIAIERQIPSYHIDGATRIGPGNRIEHKPLHGDLTVTENWLPDGPITVGVTSGASTPDRSVEDTIERIFAIKAAAVV